The window acacatgatAAGACACCATAAAGTCACAATTACATCAGAGTAGGACATGCAAATCCCTCCTTTGACTTTTTACTCATTTATAATCTCAGCTGTCACCTTGTGTATGTCTGTCATGAAAAAATCAGCCATTTTGTACCTCTGGCAAAGGGCAACAACCCCATTTGCCTTCTGGGTTCACACAGCAGGTGGTTCCATCTGGACACTCTGACTTTCCGTCAGGACACAGGACTGTGGTCACGAGCTCTGCAACACGACaagcaaattttaaaaaatgtgtctaAGTTCAGGGCCTTGTGATCACAAGGTGATTCAAAGTACTGGTTCATAATAAATAAGCAGATCAGGAATATATTTTTCCACTCAGGGCTTTATAAACTAGCTGTCTGATGGACTCTTTGGACAAGTCTTTTCTAAAACCTGCTGAGGTATAACTCACTTAACACCTGATATATTCTTTTGATTTTGTGATTGTCTGAATGTCCATGACCGCGCCGAGTCATCCGGTCTGGTCGTTTTTCGATGCACTCACTCAGTGCTTGCATAAGACCATAATCCCATAATAATGACAGATCAGTACATTTGTTATGTTGTTTGCATAATTTtggcaaaacattttgttggtTGTTTTCTAGTCTGAACTAGCGGCAGCATGTGTAGTTTAAACAGGAGAGGCCCGAGGATGGAACCTTGAGGAACTCCACACCACGTTTGTTTGCTCAGGTTGACACAAAGAAGCCCTTAAGATGCAGACAGGATTCACACGGGTTTAAGGCTGTGCCAGACAGTCCCACACAGCTTTTCAGTAATGCTGTGCTAGTAAGTGGAAGAGTCAAACCTGTTCTGAGACAAGAGCGGCTGTCTGCACTGCACTGGTGGCCCTCGGGACAGCAGTGTTTCCCGTCAGAGCAGGGGACTCCCTGTCAGGGACCAGGAAACAATTCACTTCAGAAATGGTGTCACACTTGCAATCATTTTTACTCTGCAGgccacacattcacatttttataaagAAACAATGGTTCGGTTTTAAGTTCAACATCTAAAACATCTAACAACCACAATAGCAGAAATCACTcaacatgttttcagtgaagtgaaacaaGCAACGATCTTCTTAGTGAAAGGAAATAACTAGaaagcaaaacttttttttcttttttgtatgttCTGCATAACATGTGTACTTACAGTTCCCAACAGCGTTATTCTGAGTACGCCTGAGGAGTTTGTTTTACAAGAAACTGTTGtaaaacagtttgttgttttacagttgttttacagttgttgttttacagttttacaacactgtacttttttcatttcctgtttttattatttgttcttTCACTTGACTGGTCTTTTTGACTTTGTCACTTCAGTGACCCTGGAATGATTCTttggaaaaaatacattattaatcAATACATTCTGTGTGGTTCTGCCTCCCTGCCAACTGCATTTGATGCCTAAAATGTTGTATCTTTTATCTGTTGCGGACGAGGTTTGATTACCTGAGCCAGGGGACAGCAGCCAAATCTTGTCAAAGCCCTCAAACAGGAAAACTCAGGAGGACATCGTGACTGATCGGGACAGATGTTGTCGTCACCCTCCCCCATGTACGTCTTGATCATCCTGAAGGACTGCAGTGACAGGACAGAAGGCACTCACATCACATACCTCGAGATCTTACTCAGTAtttgatcatattttatttgGATGTTTGGAAGCTACACGTCTCTTATTTGTACTTTAGAGTGTCTGGGTTGATCGGCGGGAGTCCTTTCCACCCAGGGGATGGACACAGTCGCGTTCACGCAGCTGGATGTGGCTGTATCGCAGACCGTTTCCGCAGGACAGCAATGTATGTGATCCTCACAGCACTCGGCCTGCGAGGACAGCAGTTGTAGGAACACTTTGACTACCAAAGTTGCTATCACAGTGACTAAATGATGCCTGAGCTTTTGTCTGgccaataaaataataaaacaccaCTGAGGATGAATAGAACCACAGTAcaacattaattcatttttttttggaGTGATTATCTCAGGAGTACATTGAACTATCTGATGAACAAAGGGACAATGTATTCTACTAAAGGTGTAGTACAAAGGCAGCAAAAGACTGTAGTGAATTACACTTTTGGAAAAACGTCAGGAAAGAGCCAAAAACACAGtttcagcaaacaaaatgtgtccTTTCAGCTCTAGCTAGCTCTAGCTAACACTTtaaacaaaaacctttaaattaATATGACACAAAAAACTAAGTTGGCAGTTATTGCTACACTGCTAAACTACGATGCTAATGTTTGCTaacaggtatttttttttacagctgttCATTCATGCTAAATTACTAAGCTCTCATTGAAAGATGTCAGTGCTAATGAACTGattaatttcagttcatttacaCTGACATCTTTCAGTGAGAAGAAGCTGGGAGGATTGAGTGCATTTACATTTAACTTAGCTTAGCTCCTGTTATTTCTGTCTAGCTTGCACTGATTGGTTACTTGTTGTTGACCTGTTTGGTTTTTAGCTGCGTATTGTTTTAActgcacatttaatttaatttcatttaatttggtTACTTGGTTTTCAGATAACTAAATTCTGACAAACTGCCAAAAAGCTGAAGAAAGAACAATAAGTTAAAGTTTTCAGGTTGTCTGGGTAAATTATGGATAGTTCCCcttatactgtatttttatttatcttgaatttcaatcaataaagtatctatctatctatctgtgtcGCTTTGGATTATTTTAAGACAAACATATGCTAGGTATTAGTAGTTAAAGTTAATCTGTGTCAAACTGTCTACCAACTGCCTCCATTCATTTTCAACACCGCTTGTCCGTCagccttttaatattttatgtttcatgCAGATGGTTGATGGTTGCTTTACGTGCCACCAGGAGCCATTTCTACCTGATCAAACGGGCAGCATTCATAGCCATTGGTCGGGTCGTTGCAGCAGGTTTGACCGACTTCACAGCTTCCTCCATCTGGGCACTCATCTGCACCAACCAGGGCCAAGAGAGCCCAACAGACCACAACTAACCACtgcatctgcacacacacacacacacacacacacacacacacacacacacacacacagagacacacacacacacacacacacacacacacacacacacacacccacacacacacagggtcttcagtgaaagtgaaaggtGTGCATGTAGACTCCGAACTGCTCAACTCGTTCTAACACTCAGCTCGGTCTTTCTTCATTAACTGCAATAATGCTCCATATCCTGTTCCTGTTATGTTAATCAATTCCCCAATGAACGACCAACTCGAGCACAAAGGCAgattatacaaaaaaaattaattcactttcagtttcgcttggaaaagaaaagctttaCGTCTACAAATCTCGGCTGGTTAGACTAAACTGCGGAAATCACGAGGTGCTTATTGTTTGCGAGGTGGAAATTATGAACACAATgtaaaaaagcaacaaaaaaccccaaaacaaaacaaaacaaaacaaaaatcaatgatAATTATCTGCTGTAAATGTGTAACAATCGTtgtaaaacatttaatcaaataGTTAAAGCAAGTAAGTCTATCATTTCCGACTCTTAAGgttaaaaacaatttattttgcTCTCACCTTGACGAAAGACTGAATGGCTGCTGTGAGCAGAAAGCTGCTTTGCAAGTGCCTCACCTCAGAATAAGGCAAACGATAGACCTTCACTTTGTTGAACACGCCCCCCCGGGACGCACacgagagacagagacagacagagttaaGTTCCTCATTTCCCTGAGTGCGCTGCAGCGCCACCCCGTTTGCATGCAACAGACAGAAGTACAATGAGCCgagaaataaatgtgatataAAAGCCcccttgaaataaataaaagaagtcatttgaaaaatgtccttTTCAAGACTggaatgtatttattgtatatttatattgcatataacttgagggactctagtgtaaatagtatttttctcttctgtactgtgtacagctgcagatACTTGTTTCCTTTggatttattctttttgaatgcatatccttgcatgctttgcaccctctatatcctgtttgctgctgtaatactgtaatttcgCAGTTGTGGGACTAATAgaggattatcttatcttatctttattattcaaatttatttacatagcatattacttattaattatattgactcttttgttttcatatttacacTCACTTATATATTTGTTGCCTCATCTGTTTATACCAGGATTGGTTTCATgggtgcatttatttatttatttaatattgaattAAATGGTATACTTCTGGTCTCCTGataattttgaaattaaatgtaACTGATAATGCATTTGAATGAACGTGTTTGCTTCAGCGCCAGCGCACCACAGCACCACCAGGCGGCGCCAGAGCCAAAGCAGCGGCAGCGGAAGAGGGCGGGGCCGAGGGGGAGGCCAACGGTTTCCAACTGATCTTCACAACATGCGCACCGCCCTCTCACTATCATTTATGGGACCATCGCTGGGTGCAGTTTTGTAGAGATTTGTGAAGCCTGCGTGCACATGCTGTGACTCGTGGGGCCTGCTTCCAAAAGCTGGTCTCCCGAGTGGAGAGCCAGACTCCGAAAACATGTTTACGGTTTATCCGCAGTCGAGAACCGCAATCAGTTGCAGCTTAACGTTAGCCGGTAAATGTGGCAACGTATAGTTAATTTAACTGAAATGGATGAAGACACATCTGTTTCCCAACGACGCTGGCAGCTAAAGTAGAGGTGAGTAACAGTTAGCTCGTCGTCTcataaaaaacaagataagtttGCCTATGAAGCTAGCTGGCTAGCTAACAAGCTAATTGTCAGTGAAATGTTGACAGTTGCATATGTCAGACACACTTCGGTTAGTGCATTTGACAAATCAGCGTGTTTACTTTTAATCCAACCCTTCATTCTCTCCTCAAATGTCGGTTAATCGTATATATTCCCTTTGTTCGGGTGTAATTAACCTGAATTAGCTAGCTAGAGAAAAGGAACATAATGTGCTAATGTGTGCACAGGCGGCTCTGGGGAGCTGCAGAATTCAGAAACGTTAATCTGATCTAGTTTGAAAGTAGTTTCGTGTCTgtcagttttttaaattaacttttgtCCCTTTGATTTGAGTGTATTTATACTGAGACTAAGCCATTAGCAATGTATTTTAGCTAAAGGTGACAGGAAACATAACCTTCTCATTTTGAGATGGATGCTGCTGCTAGTAGTTTTAGGCACTGCAGAAGAACACTGTGGCAGAGCAGCTTAGTGATCAGACAAACACTGAGGACCAACAGGCTATAACTGTCACACGTAAGTATAATTGACTCCAGAAATAGAACAAGTCAGGGGAGATGAAAGGTAACTGCACAGGTTGGTAAACATGCAAGTTTGAAATATCATCCATATGTCCTCCATAATGCACCTTTTTTTAAAGACTATTCAGCCACAACATCTCGACTGCGAGTAATAGATTTGTTGACATGTACATCTtcttaaaaacacttttaatttaaagtcAGGCATCCcaccttcattcatttttgttccatttcactgttggctgctgctgctattcGCTGTCTTGGTTAGGAGTGGGCTTCACTGGCCGTCTGGTGACCTGGACATTTCAGATAAGCTATCATAATGTTTCAGTGGCCCCATTACACCCACCCCACCTAGACTCACCCAGCTCACATCACTGAACAATTCATGTCTGACGTTatgacacaaaaacaatcagtttgtgtttttcaggaatTTCGTCTTTTCTGACGGAGAGAATAAATTGcagtgaatttttttctttcacttctcaTCAGTTTGTACAAAGTCATGATAGTTGCTTAATTGTAATCCTAATGTTTTCTAGGGCAGAAATATGTTTGAATTTGATTACACACCTTGGAAAATGCTTGGTTTTCAACATGATCTGGCGTTTCATCATGTAAACTGAAAGCCGTTTAATATTTGAATAGAATGAGActtgaaattttgatttaagtacatttaaagAGTTTGAAATTAGCCCTTAAAAAGCTGGACAAACCCTGCTTCTACATGGTGCTGGATAACATTTGTCTCTCAGGAGCAGCCGTCACACAGCATTGTGACTTAACGGCACTGAGCCTAAACACAAAAAAGGCTATCAGGTTGCTGGTCTTGCAGGATGCCAAAACTCCTCCTTAGCTGTTTCACATAACAAAGAGACAAACGAGATTCAAGTAAAAAGGGTTGGAAGGGAAGTGACACACCATTGTGTTGTCGTTGTGacgtggtgtgtttgtgttttttggtgtGACAGGTGGGCAGGATGGGGGAGCAGGCCGTCGGCGGCCCCGTGGCTGCGATCTCTCCGCTGCAGCAGATGTTGGCTTCAGGCACCGGAGCCCTCCTCACATCTGTTTTTGGTGAGATGAtggaaacaagaaaaagcaaCTTGTGTCTGTAATTCAGATTCCTTtccatgttttgtctttggaTTTTCACAACACTAATATCATGACCAAAGTTTCAGGATAACAATCTTATTGTATTTGCGGCTGTTGAACTgattgcatttatttgtttgcagtCACACCGCTGGACGTTGTGAAGATCAGGCTGCAGGCTCAGCAAACACCCTTCCACCAAGGTAGGACAAGGAACCTGTCTTCTTCTGTCGTTTTTAACTTTGGTAATGAAACACTGACTTTGCTTTTAACTGCCGCTTGTGGATGCTTTTCTAACTCTCGGTCTGTCCCGCcttttgctgtgtttcataGCTTTAGCCTGTGAATCTGTTCCATGGGGTGGCGTCATCCGCCCTTCCAAAAGTGAGTATGGGAACCGTCACCGCTGCAGGCAAAACTTGGCCACcgctttttaaaatacatatataacaAGCACAGTGATTTAGGCGTGACTAACAAAGACctgtgaagacaaaacaagtccttttgtaaatattttaacgTGGTTTCTGTCAGCTTCGATATGCGTGTTTTTGTTTGCCCTCCAGTCTTATTGGTCGTTGATGCATAGTATGAAATTTACGTGGCTCCAGTGTTGTTCCTGGAATTAAGCTGCAAGCTTCATCAAGCACAAAACAACTCTGAAAATGTCCTCCATTTGTCTGTCCcttgtgaatgtttttgcttCCTGCGATACTGTAAGAGCTGTAGTACGAGCACGTTGTGAAAtgaggcttttgtttttttttttttaaggttcCTTTGAAATTTTTATCAATAGTCTCTCTTAAACCAACCCTGAGTAAACAGGCAAAGTAAGCAGCGACAAGGACAGCACTGATGTTACCTTCAGAGTGACTCTGTGGTCATTGCCATCACATGTAGTATTAATAGCCTTTTTCTCCTCTGGCTTGGATGAAAACTTTCAGATGGAATCAGACTGATGTTCAGATGCTTGTTTAAGTCGGTTGCTGTTTTAAGATGAAACGATCTGGTCATCGTATGCTTCTGTCTCCGCCACTGATGGCTGGTCGTCCTGTCTCTCACAGGGAAATGTTTCCTGTATTGTAACGGACTGATGGATCACATCTACGTCTGTCAGAACGGAACCAGTTGCACCAGCTGGTACAAGACGCCGACACACTTCAGCGGCACACTCGTGAGTACAAGCATACGAGCAGCTTTGCTGTCGCTGCAGAATGAACTCAAATGTCTcagccatgtttgtttctctgtgccGTAGGACGCTTTTGTGAAAATCAGCCGACACGAGGGACTCAGGTCTTTGTGGAGCGGGCTGCCGCCAACGCTGTGAGTGTCCGGACTCTCACTCTCACCTGCGAACGTCAGATTTCAGGGACtccttgagggaatttctctCTCGTCACTGTGACCTCATATTAACTTAAGAATTCATTCAAAGAGTCCTTGAGCAAAAGCCTTAAAGTGTCAGATATTATATGTACTTAAGTATCAAAGGTAAGTAAAAGTACATCATAGATAAAATTACATGTACATGCATACTGTATACTTGGGGTCAACCGATTATCTACCTGACTGATTATCAGATCAGATATTCTGAGTTTTTCCGTTTATTGAAatcagcttttgttgttttgtttctaaatgcgattgctgataaaataaattcatttaaaaatgtgctgctttgactCTGGTGAAACCTTCAATCTGTAAAGTAAATTGAAACcgaagttgtcaaataaatttaaaatgtaaaacatttgtttgaagTATAACAAGGCAGAAAAACACTCTTTTGTACCTTCAAaattgtacttgagtaaatgtactctaGTAAGTGTACTTAATTtgaaacttgtgtgtgtgtgtgtgtgtgtagggttatGGCGGTACCTGCCACCGTCATCTACTTCACCTGCTACGACCAGCTGCGGGACTTCCTGAGATTCGGTTTGGGTCTCCAGGGCAGCCACGTCCCTCTTGTTGCCGGGGGTCTGGCCAGATGTAAGCCccttaaagcacacacacacacaaacgtagACCTCctgactgtatttttttaaagatttccaacgtgtgtgtgtgtgtgtgtgtgtgtgtgtgtgttgcagtgggGGCTGTGACTGTGATCAGCCCTCTGGAGCTCGTCAGGACTAAGATGCAGTCCCGTCGGCTGCCCTACAGCGAGCTGCGGGCGTGTATCCGCTCTGCTGTGGCCCAGGACGGCCTGCTGTCCCTGTGGAGGGGCTGGGGACCCACCGTCCTCAGAGACGTGCCCTTCTCtggtgagagcagcagcacagcgtGTGAAGTCTTACTTTTAGAGGAGCTGTGGCGCTTCACTTCATGTTTGTTCCCCTGCTGTTGTTTAACTAACCAacaggaagagcagcaggaaaaatataaaagtttcGTACTGGTGATGTAGGAGAGACGGCTGTAATGTCCCTGTAACGTCCCTGTTTGCGTGTGTCTGCAGCTTTGTACTGGTTTAACTATGAACTTGTGAAGGCCCAGCTGTGCGAACGGTCCCGAACGACTCAGGCCAACTTCTCCATCAGCTTCACTGCAGGAGCCGTCTCTGGAGCTGTGAGTACTCCGCTTTAACGGAAGGACGCACCTTTCAAAGTCTGTCTTTTCATGATGTCCTCTGTTAGTTCACATGGAAACGCGTGTCTCAAACGATGCAATGTTGGGTCCTTGAATTTGAGGGAAGCGGACCTTGACCTTGAATTTGATGTTGCAGAAGGTGTGGGAACGTTGCTTTGGGAGTTGTGGTTGACTTCTCACGTTTTTAGTTATTGAGTTATTAAGCTGTTTAAGCTTCTGAGCTTTTGTACTGATGACGACCACTCAAGTTGTAGAAGTTCTGTGATTCACCAAACATTAGCTGAAGAACAATGAATGGGACTCAAAAACAGGATCACCCAAAatatctcctcctcccactTTGCAACACTTTCATGTTGTGGGAAAGCAGACGTGAGCGTTAACGTTCATCAGCAGTTGAACCTGTAGAACCTGAATGTCAGAAGTCCTGAACGGCTTCATGTGATCAGACTTATTTTCAGCTTGAACAAAAGGTGAGAGCAAATGATGGACCCGTTCAGAGAATGAAGCCAGTGTCTGACCTACATTCAGTGTAACGTTTCTTGTACAGCAATTAAGCAGCTGAATGGTCATCCTTCATGCACAGATAGTATGGAACAGGCAGGGGCTGCACCTGCGTATGGTCCAGGTCATGACTGTTGCTGTCTGTCATGGCGTGTAGATCGCTGCAGTCCTTACGCTGCCTTTTGACGTGGTGAAGACACGCAGACAGATCCAGCTGGGAGAAATGGACACTCTGGGAGGTCTGTCCTTATACATGATACATAGACATGTGAGAAATGTATttacttatgtgtgtgtgtggcttaaTCTTAACAGCAGTCCTCATTTCCCCCGTAGCTTCCTTAAAGAAAACCACGTCCACATGGCacataatgaagaaaatatggGCCGAGTTGGGCTACAGGGGCCTTTTTGCAGGTACGTATTTCTTCTGTCatgtgttaaataaaaacatgatgctttgctttgttttttttgctcagaaatgaaaacatttgtatcCTCCCCAGGTTTCATGCCCAGGGTGATCAAAGTGGCCCCAGCCTGTGCTATTATGATAAGCACCTATGAGTTTGGAAAGGCCTTCTTCCAAGAGATGAACCTCGATCGGGAGTGACCAGGTGTCGCTGGGTGTTTCTCAGTGGCACAGGACCACATGCAGACATCATTATTAGGACCGCTTGGACCAAATCTCCTCAGACCGGCACTGGATTTGGGACAAGCGACGCCTTTTTCCTGCAAATCTGCTGTCTTGAATTATTAACGCAGACCGTGATAAGACTTCAGACCTTGACCTTCATAACCAGCTTGAACAATGAGCCTGGATGATGAAAGAACCACAGACTTCATGTGTGTTGATTATTTCTGCAGTTATCCTAAAAAGAGAATGTGTCTTTCAAAGTTTAAGCGTACCAAGTACCAAATTACACTGACATGAATCGCACCCGTGAATCCACTCACCCACTGTGCAGGCAGTGGTTTAAGGTACAATGCATGATGGGAAAATTGAAACCCTCCTCAGGattgcagcagcaacagtttcCCACATTTGGCAATGCCTGAAACCATCTGCATGGTGTGTACAGCTTTATTCAGTACTGAATCCAGATGAGCTGCTCCATCAGTCGGCGGCATTACCCTGCTTTCCTTCAGCAGTGATGCATGACATCTGAGTAGATGATTTACAAATCAGTTTTCGAATGCTGGATAGATTTTGATCATTTGCAGCACTTTAAATTTGTGAAGCAAGAGCTGTGAAGCTAGAGCTTGTATGTTGAGCCTCTTGTCTGCTCTCAAGTCATAGTATGCAAAACACAGCACCTGATGGGAAATATTCTTAGAAGCTATAGTTTCATTGCATGAAATTTAGCCTTTTATGCTATAATAATATTACAAGAATTCATggacatttcagcattttttgtTAAAACTACTGCAGCCAGAAAGTCACACAGATTTTcttaaagaaaacaactttCCAGATTTCCTCTGGTGGCATTCTGGTaatgaaatgatttgaattTCCTGTGTACAATAAACTTAACATCAGGACTTCATACATCACTGGATCATATcacaaaatattatttcagCCTTAACCTGAAATTTGTAAATGTCTgtcctttttttaatgaatgaaatggTAATAAATGTTAAGACAGTGTGATTTTTATGCTCTGTGTGATTTATTCTCTGAtgaatttgttctttatttaagaagaagaagaatcaactttattagcagtatatatatttttacatgcacatactgaatttgactactgcatttatcccatccgTAGTtgggcacacacatgcaacacccggcaaattacatgcagtgaaacacacacaggagcagtgggcagcatcaagcgcccggggaaCATATTGGGGGCTCCCCCCTtcatcagccggctaatgaagggggggggggcatttt of the Scatophagus argus isolate fScaArg1 chromosome 16, fScaArg1.pri, whole genome shotgun sequence genome contains:
- the slc25a39 gene encoding solute carrier family 25 member 39 isoform X2 — protein: MGEQAVGGPVAAISPLQQMLASGTGALLTSVFVTPLDVVKIRLQAQQTPFHQGKCFLYCNGLMDHIYVCQNGTSCTSWYKTPTHFSGTLDAFVKISRHEGLRSLWSGLPPTLVMAVPATVIYFTCYDQLRDFLRFGLGLQGSHVPLVAGGLARLGAVTVISPLELVRTKMQSRRLPYSELRACIRSAVAQDGLLSLWRGWGPTVLRDVPFSALYWFNYELVKAQLCERSRTTQANFSISFTAGAVSGAIAAVLTLPFDVVKTRRQIQLGEMDTLGASLKKTTSTWHIMKKIWAELGYRGLFAGFMPRVIKVAPACAIMISTYEFGKAFFQEMNLDRE
- the slc25a39 gene encoding solute carrier family 25 member 39 isoform X1: MGEQAVGGPVAAISPLQQMLASGTGALLTSVFVTPLDVVKIRLQAQQTPFHQALACESVPWGGVIRPSKRKCFLYCNGLMDHIYVCQNGTSCTSWYKTPTHFSGTLDAFVKISRHEGLRSLWSGLPPTLVMAVPATVIYFTCYDQLRDFLRFGLGLQGSHVPLVAGGLARLGAVTVISPLELVRTKMQSRRLPYSELRACIRSAVAQDGLLSLWRGWGPTVLRDVPFSALYWFNYELVKAQLCERSRTTQANFSISFTAGAVSGAIAAVLTLPFDVVKTRRQIQLGEMDTLGASLKKTTSTWHIMKKIWAELGYRGLFAGFMPRVIKVAPACAIMISTYEFGKAFFQEMNLDRE